GTGGTCGTCGTCGGCGTCGTCGTCGCTGTTTCCGCTGTCATCGTTCGAGGGATTCTCGCTCACCGGCGGCGGGGACACTTTCTCGTCGCTCGGGGCGGGCCGCGGAGGGGCCGGCTTCGAGGACGGCGAACCGCTTTCCAGCTCCACCTTGGGCGGCGCCTTGGGCTGCTCGGGGCTGTCCGTCAGGACGTAGCTGGTCGCGGCGATGCCGAGCGGGATCGCGACG
The window above is part of the Streptomyces venezuelae genome. Proteins encoded here:
- a CDS encoding small secreted hydrophilic protein; the protein is MVFSHRMAALAAVVAIPLGIAATSYVLTDSPEQPKAPPKVELESGSPSSKPAPPRPAPSDEKVSPPPVSENPSNDDSGNSDDDADDDHGGGRGDRDDDGPGDDG